The following coding sequences are from one Bacteroidota bacterium window:
- a CDS encoding DUF1232 domain-containing protein has translation MDQKHQDFYQSLRTTISEFLNTEKAKNYQWTEYLLLAPDLFHLLVKLSLDRRVGVKEKAILGVAIAYFISPVDLIPELFLGPIGLIDDLAIAAFALNKIIGNTEPTIVQEHWAGKDDILLKIKEIIQKADDMLGSGLVRKIKKMVG, from the coding sequence ATGGATCAAAAACACCAGGACTTCTATCAATCGCTTCGCACAACTATCAGTGAATTTTTGAATACGGAAAAAGCGAAAAACTATCAATGGACGGAATATCTATTATTGGCACCTGATCTATTCCATTTGTTGGTTAAGTTGTCACTCGACAGGCGAGTGGGGGTTAAAGAAAAAGCTATTTTGGGAGTTGCTATAGCTTACTTTATATCTCCTGTTGATTTAATCCCAGAACTTTTTTTAGGCCCGATTGGATTAATTGATGATTTGGCCATAGCTGCTTTTGCACTCAATAAAATTATTGGAAATACTGAGCCAACCATTGTTCAGGAACATTGGGCTGGCAAGGATGATATCCTGCTGAAAATCAAAGAAATTATCCAAAAAGCAGACGACATGCTAGGATCGGGTTTGGTGAGGAAAATAAAGAAAATGGTGGGCTGA